The following are from one region of the Plasmodium gaboni strain SY75 chromosome 12, whole genome shotgun sequence genome:
- a CDS encoding putative serine--tRNA ligase produces the protein MHINQIIFLLIILFPYHVNSIKPIKHKNVNNLFIEIYPYKKKWESKKKTKSHLIKNNKLISNVDVNFINMINNGNNISSEKSRDVKTKQKKITSSEYGMSLEFFKKNSKKVVQNLKKRGMNKYLNVIVMLKKLINEKNEKEVLRNKLRNRRKILSDDIKNLIFNSKKYEDIINKDITNNSDDKANLITLNEETKKYDTQDDIINNEKIRYINQTNQDTINNINNLKHYDDVIKNNKLEIEKIKKETNEINKDIDDIEIKILNLKKDIEYNLYKLPNILLNKVPEGESPEDNKIIKFYKKENIIQFNNKDNIFLEPHEEIIKKYENNFIFSNISNKIGSGYNILINDIAKLERALIDFMINTHVNKFLYTYVKAPEIVTKSALFNTGQLPKFEEDLFKIKDDYKLLNEDAYLIPTSEVSLLNLFKNSLIDFIHLPIKLVSHSSCFRIEKNNTYGKTSKGLLREHIFQKVELINITDKKTSPYYYKNLIKQSTYILKQLNIPHRLVLLNSIETPYSASICYDIEAWLPSQQRYIEVSSCSNCLDFQARRLNLKYKIKDSNIFCHTINGSGLAVGRVLAIILEQYQIKKKNKNEITKIQVPKVLRKYMKKDIIQVEYN, from the coding sequence ATGCATATaaatcaaataattttCCTTCTGATCATATTATTTCCTTATCATGTTAACTCGATAAAACCCATTAAACAcaaaaatgtaaataatctattcattgaaatatatccatataaaaaaaaatgggaaagtaaaaaaaaaacaaagagccatttaataaaaaataataaattaataagTAACGTAGAtgttaattttattaatatgataaacaatggaaataatatatcatcaGAAAAATCTAGAGATgtaaaaacaaaacaaaaaaaaattacaagTAGCGAGTATGGAATGAGTCTTgaattttttaagaaaaattcaaaaaaagTAGTCCAAAATTTGAAAAAGAGAGGTATGAACAAATATCTAAATGTTATTGTGATGCTAAAAAAACttataaatgaaaagaatGAAAAAGAGGTTTTAAGAAATAAACTAAGAAATAGAAGAAAGATATTATCagatgatataaaaaatcttatatttaatagtaaaaaatatgaagacataataaataaagatatcACTAATAATTCTGATGATAAAGCTAATTTAATAACCCTAAATgaagaaacaaaaaaatatgatacacaagatgatattataaataatgaaaagataagatatataaatcaaaCAAATCAAGATacaattaataatattaataatttaaaacattatgatgatgttataaaaaataataaattagaAATTGAAAAgattaaaaaagaaacgaacgaaattaataaagatatagatgatatagaaataaaaatcttaaatttaaaaaaagatatagaatataatttatataaattaccaaatattttattaaataaagtACCTGAAGGGGAATCACCagaagataataaaataataaaattttataaaaaagaaaatattattcaatTCAACAATAAggataatatatttcttgAACCACATGAAgagataataaaaaaatatgaaaataattttattttctcaaatatatctaataaAATAGGTTCAggttataatattttaattaatgATATAGCTAAATTAGAAAGAGCTCTTATCGATTTTATGATTAATACACATGTTAATAAGTTcttatatacatatgttAAGGCACCAGAAATTGTAACTAAATCAGCATTATTTAATACAGGGCAATTACCAAAATTTGAAGAagatttatttaaaattaaagatgattataaattattaaatgaagaTGCTTATTTAATACCTACAAGTGAAGTCtcattattaaatttatttaaaaatagTCTAATCGATTTTATACATCTACCTATTAAATTAGTTAGTCATTCATCTTGTTTTAgaatagaaaaaaataatacatatgGAAAAACTTCAAAAGGATTATTACGAGaacatatatttcaaaaggttgaattaataaatataactgataaaaaaacatctccttattattataaaaactTAATTAAACAAagtacatatattttaaaacaaTTAAATATACCTCATAGATTAGTCTTATTAAATTCTATAGAAACTCCATATTCAGCATCTATATGCTATGATATAGAAGCTTGGCTACCTAGCCAACAAAGATATATTGAAGTATCTTCATGTTCTAATTGTTTAGATTTTCAAGCAAGACgtttaaatttaaaatataaaattaaagatTCCAATATTTTCTGCCATACTATTAATGGTTCAGGCTTAGCCGTAGGAAGGGTATTAGCAATTATTCTTGAGCAATATcaaatcaaaaaaaaaaacaaaaatgaaataacAAAAATTCAGGTTCCTAAGGTTCTCAGGAAATATATGAAGAAGGACATAATACAAGTGGAATATAATTAA
- a CDS encoding putative serpentine receptor, with translation MVIWKGNVKNKILFLIFVAYFFVFVKISNGQLIKLDGQKINTNYILYVLKGLFIFGENESPYVLLGKKKDMDFKAAHAIFENVGISTTDNKNTKYFSFEMGDTTSDDNNNHENNINENNKKNSNDDNNNNNNKNDDNNNNNNNNNDDNNNNNSNDDNNNNNKKNSNDDNNNNNNNNNNNDDNNNNNNNDDNNNNNSYDNNTKELQKSYNNHSNNTNSPSDKQNDDDENKDKFKINLYKDNPYLRKKKEYRYSEDVDSFVTPELFLELIIMKEKDFNKHYLPKDHDICCYMQEEGIDGYEKYTCPGKGYLKRYIDEDSIYSLKLPVYFINDRIKDDNDSNSNSSSGSNYYNNVYNFNSGNEINHENLLNHLKNKFVYNIKDTDVYALFLSNCMDSKKYELHLHGNIHILNEYGYLPGDKISKLNLYVLSMIIYSIYLFIWSYLLIKNKNYVIKIQIWILVCVFLYLMENVFLFLYFLSYNLYAKVNNELLFISVCSSILKNVCSYLLILLGSLGWGIVIPTLDRKTFIKIKILFFFFIIFDFIKQFVDMHLTDTQINTGYFLFCIIPVTIIYSIIYLWVFTSASQIIIQLNEDKQYEKLNMFKNFFNVLIFTLLFSIIAFIIDIVVMIYVDNSIWNLKNYLSEGIISCLFLIILTAMFILFKPSDRLKRISHFTEIGDMDEMEDFSNFKNSIEDIS, from the coding sequence ATGGTGATATGGAAGGGcaatgtaaaaaataaaatattgtttttaatttttgtagcttatttttttgtttttgttaAGATAAGCAATGGTCAGTTGATTAAATTGGATGGTCAGAAAATTAACACGAATTATATTctatatgttttaaaaggtttatttatatttggAGAGAATGAAAGTCCTTATGTTTTATTAGGAAAAAAGAAGGATATGGATTTTAAGGCAGCTCATGCGATTTTTGAAAATGTAGGTATAAGTACCACTGATAATAAGAACActaaatatttttcttttgaaATGGGTGATACTACAagtgatgataataataatcatgagaataatataaatgaaaataataaaaagaatagCAACGatgacaataataataataataataaaaatgatgacaataataataataataataataacaatgatgacaataataataataatagcaacgatgacaataataataataataaaaagaatagCAACGatgacaataataataataataataataataataacaatgatgacaataataataataataacaatgatgacaataataataataatagttatgataataatacGAAAGAACTACAAAAGAGTTACAACAATCATAGTAATAACACAAATAGCCCAAGTGATAAACAAAACGATGACgatgaaaataaagataaattcaaaataaatttatataaagataatcCATATCTAcgtaaaaaaaaagaatatagATACTCAGAAGATGTTGATTCTTTTGTTACCCCagaattatttttagaattaataataatgaaagaaaaagatTTTAATAAACATTATTTGCCAAAAGATCATGATATATGTTGTTATATGCAAGAAGAAGGAATAGACGgatatgaaaaatatacGTGCCCTGGAAAAGGATACttaaaaagatatatagATGAGGATAGTATATATTCATTGAAATTACctgtttattttataaatgatagaataaaagatgataatgatagtaatagtaatagtaGTAGTGGTagtaattattataataatgtttaTAATTTCAATAGTGGGAATGAAATAAATCatgaaaatttattaaatcatttgaaaaataaatttgtttataatattaaagatACAGATGTGTATgctttatttttatcaaacTGTATGGatagtaaaaaatatgaactACATTTACATGgaaatatacatattttaaatgaatatgGTTATTTGCCTGGAGATAAAATAtcaaaattaaatttatatgttttaagtatgataatatattcaatttatttatttatatggtcatatttattaattaagaataaaaattatgttataaaaatacaaatatgGATTTTAGTAtgtgtttttttatatttaatggAAAATGTgttcttatttttatatttcttatcatataatttatatgcCAAAGTtaataatgaattattatttatatcagTTTGTTCAagtattttaaaaaatgtttgTTCCTATCttcttatattattagGATCATTAGGATGGGGTATTGTCATTCCAACATTAGATAGAaaaacatttataaaaataaaaatactttttttcttttttattatttttgattttatTAAACAATTTGTAGATATGCATTTAACAGATACACAAATTAATACTGGATATTTCCTATTTTGTATAATACCAGttactattatttattcaattatatatttatggGTTTTTACATCAGCTAGCCAAATTATTATCCAATTAAATGAGGATAAACAATATGAAAAATTGaatatgtttaaaaatttttttaatgtattaatatttacattattattttcaattaTAGCATTCATAATAGATATAGTAGTAATGATATATGTAGATAATAGTATATggaatttaaaaaattatttaagTGAAGGAATTATTAGTTGTTTATTCttaattatattaacagccatgtttattttatttaaacCTTCTGATAGGCTTAAGAGAATATCTCATTTTACAGAAATTGGAGATATGGATGAAATGGAAGATTTTTCAAATTTCAAAAATTCAATTGAAGATATATCAT
- a CDS encoding hypothetical protein (conserved Plasmodium protein, unknown function) produces the protein MINLQTLDFHLSNFEESNRCFNDEEKFGILYGMTTLEEHINKEIYLWGKIEGLEYDYYITYYFNQENFFPKKKFYYCRNDYVFHEMLKGNDDFIENIERKLPFTFFSGYPQRIFYSKDKTKGLKKKVTDGGDSNDDSDDNENNDSDDNENNDSDDCDNNNSDDHSNDGDDKIKSPSYTTKEKKKSQRKNLYNDKNTDIKKKKYEKQNITELDRLSYTVRKIDEEAFIIPYNSIRITNNLEMKFCNFSGFNILDALKLTSWVHFRYPKNLTYDKIKNYNSFFLNNFLDSIKSDIPSNIWNIKINKQLNKISILNALYPGYIFYHMLNTPFYASLYIGTGVSNYDLPFLLP, from the coding sequence ATGATTAATTTACAAACCTTAGATTTTCATTTATCAAACTTTGAAGAATCCAACAGATGTTTTAACgatgaagaaaaatttGGGATATTATATGGAATGACAACATTAGAAGAgcatataaataaagagATATATCTGTGGGGCAAAATTGAAGGTCTAgaatatgattattatattacatattattttaatcaagagaatttttttccaaagaaaaaattttattattgtaGAAATGATTATGTGTTTCATGAGATGTTAAAGGGGAATGATGattttatagaaaatattgAGAGGAAATTACCTTTTACCTTTTTTAGTGGATATCCTCAAAGGATCTTTTATTCTAAGGATAAAACGAAAGGATTGAAAAAGAAGGTGACCGACGGGGGTGATAGTAATGATGATagtgatgataatgaaaataatgatagtgatgataatgaaaataatgatagtGATGAttgtgataataataatagtgatGACCACAGTAATGATGGtgatgataaaataaaatctCCTTCATATACtacaaaagaaaaaaaaaagagtCAGAGGAAAAACCTTTATAATGACAAAAATACAgacataaaaaaaaaaaaatatgagaaacaaaatattacaGAATTAGATAGATTATCATATACTGTTAGAAAAATAGACGAAGAAGCTTTTATCATACCTTATAATTCTATAAGAATAACAAACAACTTAGAAATGAAATTTTGTAACTTTAGTGGATTCAATATATTAGATGCATTAAAATTAACTTCATGGGTTCATTTTCGATATCCAAAAAATTTAACATATGACAAAATTAAGaattataattctttttttctaaataattttttagATTCTATAAAAAGTGATATCCCTTCAAATATAtggaatataaaaataaataaacaattaaataaaatttctATATTAAATGCTTTATATCCCggttatatattttatcatatgCTTAATACGCCGTTTTATGcatctttatatataggCACAGGAGTATCAAATTATGATCTCCCATTTTTACTAccataa
- a CDS encoding putative membrane protein (conserved Plasmodium membrane protein, unknown function), with the protein MIINLFRRKGGTVITSGVVISERKRYFINYNKKEFYYNMNSFNKYYDNNNIKYVDEKRNKNKKKISDINNFEENSKDLYFKNKTIEKKVADIKIKDSHNKTLFEYIPLEGRTNKVPIAFRLFNYIFLFILSSGVILIHVLPEINKEKYIRDLYTFQIYSLSSFLVFNGGFNSLFQLIQYAIPTNRKYKGLYNTLRFISSLIPLFSAIIATTLCEKFPRDSLFLLTISFITLLVNYYLLHIKCLIPVWLYKQYKIYISIIIINLIFLLLSEAQIYTGRKVSINVDY; encoded by the coding sequence atgataattaatttatttagGAGAAAAGGAGGAACAGTGATTACATCAGGTGTGGTAATTTCagaaagaaaaagatattttataaattataataaaaaagagttttattataatatgaatagttttaataaatattatgataataataatatcaaatatgtcgatgaaaaaagaaataagaacaaaaaaaagattagtgatataaataattttgaagaaaattctaaagatttatattttaagaataaaaccattgaaaaaaaagttgcagatataaaaattaaagacAGTCATAATAAAACACTCTTTGAATATATACCTTTAGAAGGAAGAACAAATAAGGTACCTATAGCATTTCgtttatttaattatatttttttatttatattatcaagtggagtaatattaatacatgTATTACCAGaaattaataaagaaaaatatatcagAGATTTATATACTTTTCAAATTTATTCTTTGTCAAGTTTTTTAGTATTTAACGGTGGTTTTAATAGTTTATTTCAATTAATACAATATGCTATACCAAcaaatagaaaatataaaggattatataatacacttaggtttatatcatcattaatACCTTTATTTTCTGCAATTATAGCAACTACATTATGTGAGAAATTTCCAAGAGATAGCTTATTCTTATTAACAATATCTTTTATCACATTATTAgtgaattattatttactACACATTAAATGTTTAATACCTGTGTGgttatataaacaatataaaatttatatttctataataatcataaatttaatattctTGCTATTAAGCGAAGCTCAAATATATACAGGTAGAAAGGTATCTATAAATGTTGACTACTAA